In Meiothermus ruber DSM 1279, the following proteins share a genomic window:
- a CDS encoding SaoD/DsrE family protein translates to MKVAYVFAHPRAASYKLGQMILPQLEAGTHGVEVVGMFFFDDNVYILRQGDAVGERLARLAEAEGILLMMCDMCALERGLATGQPRWCEGRTSPAACNPQGTVPGVQVGCFPDLYAALASNPPDQIITL, encoded by the coding sequence ATGAAGGTGGCGTATGTGTTTGCTCATCCTCGAGCCGCCAGCTACAAGCTGGGCCAGATGATATTGCCCCAGCTCGAGGCTGGCACGCACGGGGTGGAGGTGGTGGGGATGTTCTTCTTCGACGACAACGTGTACATCCTGCGCCAGGGGGATGCCGTGGGTGAGCGGCTGGCCCGGCTGGCTGAAGCGGAGGGCATTTTGCTGATGATGTGCGATATGTGCGCGCTCGAGCGGGGCCTGGCTACAGGGCAGCCCCGCTGGTGCGAGGGCCGTACCAGTCCGGCTGCCTGCAATCCACAGGGAACCGTACCGGGGGTGCAGGTGGGCTGCTTCCCCGATCTGTACGCCGCCCTGGCCTCCAACCCGCCGGATCAGATCATCACGCTTTGA
- a CDS encoding V-type ATP synthase subunit D: MAEQVSPTRSTLLAKRDQKRLALQGVELLKNKRDALIGEFFALVQDSLKAREALNDAAKEAYFSLLIAKAFDTPEAVESLSSTPLEVHMEVESLYGVKVPRISAPEAGGGLSFSPIGVGAKTLEAATAFRRLAEAIVAVANTENRLRKIGEEIKKTNRRVNALEQISIPEINEQIKFITDTLDQRALEEVTTLKRIKAAILAREAEEQGIVSAHIEKGAGL; this comes from the coding sequence ATGGCTGAACAAGTCTCACCGACACGCTCAACCCTGCTGGCCAAGCGCGACCAGAAGCGGCTGGCCTTGCAGGGGGTGGAACTGCTCAAAAACAAGCGGGATGCCCTGATTGGGGAGTTTTTCGCTCTGGTGCAGGACTCGCTCAAAGCCCGTGAGGCCCTCAACGACGCGGCCAAGGAGGCCTACTTCAGCCTGTTGATCGCCAAGGCCTTCGACACCCCCGAGGCGGTGGAGTCGCTCTCCAGCACCCCCCTGGAGGTGCACATGGAGGTGGAGAGCCTGTATGGGGTCAAGGTGCCCCGCATCTCGGCCCCCGAGGCCGGGGGTGGGCTGTCCTTCAGCCCCATCGGGGTGGGTGCCAAGACCCTCGAGGCCGCCACAGCCTTCCGCCGCCTGGCCGAGGCCATTGTCGCGGTGGCCAACACCGAGAACCGCCTGCGCAAAATCGGCGAGGAGATCAAGAAAACCAACCGCCGGGTGAACGCCCTGGAGCAGATCTCCATCCCCGAGATCAACGAGCAGATCAAGTTCATCACCGACACCCTTGATCAGCGCGCCCTGGAAGAGGTGACCACCCTCAAGCGCATCAAAGCCGCCATCCTGGCCCGCGAAGCCGAGGAGCAGGGCATCGTCTCAGCGCACATCGAGAAGGGCGCGGGGCTTTAG
- the cbiB gene encoding adenosylcobinamide-phosphate synthase CbiB — MAVILALLLDWFFREPPARLHPVVWMGTYLKTVGSNLIAHPPIKAFLLGSFYWLLGCGAVLGVYAGLEALIARAGEGAGAILAALLLKPLFALRMLLDEVVAVEEALQRNLEAARLRLRNLVSRPTESLSESEVRESALESLAENLNDSLVAPLFWFVLLGLPGAALYRFANTADALWGYRGRWEWAGKFAARADDLLNYIPARITGLLLCGLACPWKTLSREALKTPSPNSGWPMAGLALCLGLRLSKPGAYTLHPNGRVPTTRDLQAGLRRAAWVGWGAGILAGLSTWVVGRGILGLF, encoded by the coding sequence ATGGCGGTTATTCTGGCCCTACTCCTGGACTGGTTTTTCCGCGAACCCCCCGCCCGGCTGCACCCGGTGGTCTGGATGGGAACCTATCTGAAGACGGTAGGCAGCAACCTCATCGCCCATCCTCCCATCAAAGCCTTTCTATTGGGTAGCTTTTACTGGCTCCTGGGGTGTGGCGCGGTCCTTGGGGTGTATGCTGGCCTCGAGGCTCTAATCGCCAGGGCAGGCGAGGGGGCTGGGGCCATCCTGGCTGCTCTCCTGCTCAAACCCCTTTTTGCCCTTCGAATGCTTCTGGATGAGGTGGTTGCGGTGGAGGAGGCTTTGCAAAGAAACCTCGAGGCCGCCCGGCTGCGCCTGCGCAACCTGGTCAGCCGCCCCACCGAGTCCTTATCGGAAAGTGAGGTACGCGAAAGCGCCCTGGAAAGCCTGGCCGAAAACCTCAACGACTCCCTGGTAGCCCCGCTTTTCTGGTTCGTGCTGCTAGGTCTGCCAGGGGCCGCCCTATACCGCTTTGCCAACACCGCCGACGCCCTGTGGGGGTACCGAGGCCGCTGGGAATGGGCGGGTAAGTTCGCCGCCAGGGCCGACGACCTCCTTAACTACATCCCAGCCCGTATCACCGGCCTGTTGCTATGCGGCCTGGCTTGTCCCTGGAAAACCCTATCCAGGGAAGCGCTCAAAACCCCCTCGCCCAACAGCGGCTGGCCCATGGCCGGCCTGGCCCTATGTCTGGGCCTGCGCCTGTCCAAGCCGGGTGCGTACACCCTGCACCCCAACGGGCGCGTTCCCACCACCCGCGACCTCCAGGCCGGGCTGCGCCGGGCTGCCTGGGTCGGCTGGGGTGCGGGGATTCTGGCCGGCCTGAGCACTTGGGTGGTGGGTAGGGGTATTCTGGGACTGTTCTAG
- a CDS encoding acyl-CoA thioesterase, whose protein sequence is MSSSAKRELTRTVHLVRPPDCNHYGNLYGGTAMAWMDEAAFVAATRYARCKVVTVHTDAIDFHHPVPQGSIVELVAWVTSVGRSSMRLEVEMWVEPIDKEERILACRAGFVMVALGEDGRPKTIRNQDALAPRTAK, encoded by the coding sequence ATGAGTTCCTCGGCCAAGCGAGAGCTGACCCGCACCGTACACTTGGTGCGCCCCCCCGACTGCAACCACTACGGCAACCTGTATGGGGGCACGGCCATGGCCTGGATGGACGAGGCCGCGTTTGTGGCCGCCACCCGCTATGCGCGCTGTAAAGTGGTCACGGTACACACCGACGCCATCGACTTTCATCATCCGGTTCCTCAAGGCTCGATTGTGGAGTTGGTGGCCTGGGTCACCTCGGTTGGGCGTAGTTCCATGCGGCTCGAGGTGGAGATGTGGGTGGAACCCATCGACAAGGAGGAGCGCATTCTGGCCTGCCGGGCCGGTTTCGTCATGGTGGCCCTGGGTGAGGATGGGCGGCCCAAAACCATTCGCAATCAGGACGCCCTCGCACCGCGCACAGCAAAATAG
- the nrdE gene encoding class 1b ribonucleoside-diphosphate reductase subunit alpha yields the protein MRYLELNSALLHKKNGFFQLEKDLEAAQAFEEEVLLRLRRFSDPLERFQALIQEGYYEDFFARYEAADLLRLYRLAESYPFRFQSFMAVSKFYKDYALKSDDKKLYLERYFERVLAVALHLGQGDVQKAEAYVRAMMEQRYQPATPTFLNAGRARRGELVSCFLLELDDSLNSIGYNLNAAMQLSKIGGGVALNLSKLRARGEPIKGVAHAAKGVVPVAKLLEDAFNYADQMGQRKGAGAVYLNIFHWDVEEFLDTKKINADEKSRLQTLSLGLLVPQKFFDLAEAGEDFYVFAPYSVYRAFGEHLDDMDLDRMYEALVAHPEVKKRPLSARQMLTRIAQTQFESGYPYIVYRSNANRQHPLKALGQIKMSNLCTEIFQLQTPTLVGDAGEVVEAGFDISCNLGSLNIVNVMEQQNLAESVHTAMDALTAVSDASAVRQVPGVWRANQAFHSVGLGVMNLHGFLAKNQIRYESEEARDFVRSFFAAMNYYSLERSMEIARERGQTFHGFEQSEYASGRYFEKYQEDFRPRTETVRKLFEGIPLPSPADWARLKEAVEQHGLYHAYRLAVAPTASISYIQNATPSIQPIVEHVETRTYGNATTYYPMPFLSEETYWFYKSAYHMNMYRVIDLVAEAQQHVDQGISTVLFVTSETSTRELARLYVYAAKKGLKSLYYTRTKNLSVEECLTCAV from the coding sequence ATGCGCTATCTGGAACTGAACAGTGCGCTGTTGCATAAGAAAAACGGCTTTTTCCAGCTCGAGAAAGACCTCGAGGCAGCCCAGGCCTTCGAGGAGGAGGTGCTGCTGCGGCTGCGGCGGTTCTCAGATCCGCTGGAGCGCTTCCAGGCGCTGATCCAGGAGGGCTACTACGAGGATTTCTTCGCTCGGTATGAGGCGGCCGACCTGTTGCGGCTTTACCGCCTGGCCGAAAGCTACCCCTTCCGCTTCCAGAGCTTCATGGCGGTCTCCAAGTTCTACAAGGACTACGCCCTCAAAAGCGACGACAAGAAGCTCTACCTGGAGCGCTACTTTGAGCGGGTACTGGCGGTGGCGCTGCACCTGGGGCAGGGGGATGTGCAAAAGGCCGAGGCCTATGTCCGGGCCATGATGGAGCAGCGCTACCAGCCCGCCACCCCCACCTTCCTGAACGCGGGGCGGGCCCGGCGGGGCGAGCTGGTCTCCTGCTTTCTGCTGGAGCTCGACGACTCCCTCAACTCCATCGGCTACAACCTGAACGCGGCCATGCAGCTCTCCAAGATCGGGGGCGGGGTGGCCCTCAACCTCTCCAAGCTGCGGGCGCGCGGGGAGCCCATCAAGGGGGTGGCCCACGCCGCCAAGGGGGTGGTGCCGGTGGCCAAGCTGCTGGAGGACGCTTTCAACTACGCCGACCAGATGGGCCAGCGCAAGGGGGCCGGGGCGGTCTACCTGAACATCTTCCACTGGGACGTGGAGGAGTTCCTCGACACCAAGAAGATCAACGCCGACGAGAAAAGCCGCCTGCAAACCCTCTCGCTGGGCCTCTTGGTGCCGCAAAAGTTCTTCGACTTGGCCGAGGCCGGGGAGGATTTTTACGTCTTCGCGCCCTACTCGGTCTACCGGGCTTTCGGCGAACACCTCGACGATATGGACCTCGACCGGATGTACGAGGCCCTGGTCGCCCACCCCGAGGTCAAGAAACGGCCCCTCTCGGCCCGCCAGATGCTCACCCGGATCGCCCAGACCCAGTTCGAGTCGGGCTACCCCTATATCGTCTACCGCAGCAACGCCAACCGCCAGCACCCCCTGAAAGCCCTGGGCCAGATCAAGATGTCCAACCTCTGCACCGAGATCTTCCAGCTCCAGACCCCCACCCTGGTGGGGGACGCCGGGGAGGTGGTGGAGGCGGGCTTCGATATTAGCTGCAACCTGGGCAGCCTGAACATCGTGAACGTGATGGAGCAGCAGAACCTGGCCGAGAGCGTGCACACCGCGATGGACGCCCTTACCGCGGTCAGCGACGCCAGCGCGGTGCGGCAGGTGCCCGGGGTCTGGCGGGCCAACCAGGCCTTCCACTCGGTGGGCCTGGGGGTGATGAACCTGCACGGCTTCTTGGCCAAAAATCAGATCCGCTACGAGTCCGAAGAGGCCCGCGACTTCGTGCGCAGCTTCTTCGCGGCGATGAACTACTACAGCCTGGAGCGCTCCATGGAGATCGCCCGCGAGCGGGGGCAGACCTTCCACGGCTTCGAACAAAGCGAGTACGCCAGCGGGCGGTACTTCGAGAAGTACCAGGAGGACTTCCGGCCCCGGACGGAGACGGTGCGGAAGCTCTTCGAGGGCATCCCCCTGCCCAGCCCCGCGGACTGGGCCCGCCTGAAGGAAGCGGTAGAGCAGCACGGCCTCTACCACGCCTACCGGCTGGCGGTGGCCCCCACCGCCTCCATTAGCTACATCCAGAACGCCACCCCTTCCATCCAGCCCATCGTGGAGCACGTGGAGACCCGCACCTACGGCAACGCCACCACCTACTACCCCATGCCCTTCCTCTCGGAGGAGACCTACTGGTTCTACAAGTCGGCGTACCACATGAACATGTACCGGGTGATCGACCTGGTGGCCGAGGCCCAGCAGCACGTGGACCAGGGCATCAGCACCGTCCTATTCGTGACCAGCGAGACCAGCACCCGCGAGCTGGCCCGGCTGTATGTGTACGCCGCCAAGAAAGGTTTGAAGAGCCTGTACTACACCCGCACCAAGAACCTCAGCGTGGAAGAATGCCTGACCTGTGCGGTTTGA
- the nrdF gene encoding class 1b ribonucleoside-diphosphate reductase subunit beta, which yields MSQSLSVLSAVNWNRPDDGYTKMFWDQNVRQFWVDEEIPLADDKLTWMTLSREEQRVYEQVLAGLTLLDTVQGSVGMPLLSQHIESLQAKAVMGFMGAMEHMHAKSYSSIFSTLCTSERIAELFDWVRSEPVLQEKQTFVHRRYLGVQDEQSLYLGLAASVLLESFLFYSGFFYPLLLAGQGRMTSSGEIINLIIRDESIHGVYVGLLAQEVYAGLPEAQQKTAREGVYSMLEHLAGLEERYSRMLYTPLGLTEAVVTFSRYNADKALMNLGLEPYFGVSAEAVNPVVLAGLSTHTKNHDFFSTKGNGYVKAIRVEPIQDEDFIFEGLAPEYQPVVKRDGRVVPFDELRIVRAVEKAGAATGVALDPGVIERQVLGPIKRKARQQRLHIEEIQNLVEEGLMKSYPAVARAYILYREERAKARRDQPYGC from the coding sequence ATGTCACAGAGCCTATCCGTTCTATCCGCCGTCAACTGGAACCGTCCGGACGACGGCTACACCAAGATGTTCTGGGATCAGAACGTGCGGCAGTTCTGGGTGGACGAGGAGATCCCCCTGGCCGACGACAAGCTGACCTGGATGACCCTTTCCCGCGAAGAGCAGCGGGTCTACGAGCAGGTGCTGGCCGGGCTGACCCTGCTGGACACCGTGCAGGGCAGTGTGGGGATGCCCCTGCTGTCGCAGCACATCGAAAGCCTCCAGGCCAAGGCCGTGATGGGCTTCATGGGGGCCATGGAGCACATGCACGCCAAGAGCTACAGCAGCATCTTCTCCACCCTCTGCACCAGCGAGCGCATCGCGGAGCTTTTCGACTGGGTGCGCAGCGAGCCGGTTCTGCAGGAGAAGCAGACCTTCGTGCACCGCCGCTACCTGGGGGTGCAGGACGAGCAGAGCCTGTACCTGGGCCTGGCGGCCAGCGTGCTGCTGGAGTCGTTTCTGTTTTACTCCGGGTTTTTCTATCCTTTGCTCTTAGCCGGGCAGGGCCGGATGACCAGCTCGGGGGAGATCATCAACCTGATCATCCGCGACGAGAGCATCCACGGGGTGTATGTGGGCCTGCTGGCCCAGGAGGTGTACGCCGGACTGCCGGAAGCCCAGCAGAAAACCGCCCGCGAGGGGGTGTACAGCATGCTGGAGCACCTGGCGGGGCTGGAGGAGCGCTACAGCCGGATGCTCTACACCCCGTTGGGGCTCACGGAGGCGGTGGTCACCTTCTCCCGTTACAACGCCGATAAGGCCCTGATGAACCTGGGACTGGAACCTTACTTCGGCGTTTCCGCCGAGGCGGTCAACCCGGTGGTGCTGGCGGGTCTTTCCACCCATACCAAGAACCACGACTTCTTCTCCACCAAAGGCAACGGGTATGTGAAGGCCATCCGGGTGGAGCCCATCCAGGACGAGGACTTTATCTTCGAGGGCCTGGCCCCCGAGTACCAGCCCGTGGTCAAGCGGGATGGGCGGGTGGTGCCCTTCGACGAGCTGCGCATCGTGCGGGCGGTGGAGAAGGCCGGGGCGGCCACCGGGGTGGCCCTGGACCCGGGGGTGATCGAGCGGCAGGTGCTGGGCCCCATCAAGCGCAAAGCCCGGCAGCAGCGGCTCCATATCGAAGAGATTCAGAACCTGGTGGAGGAGGGCCTGATGAAAAGCTACCCGGCGGTGGCCCGGGCCTACATCCTGTACCGGGAGGAGCGGGCCAAAGCACGCCGAGACCAGCCCTATGGTTGCTAA
- the metE gene encoding 5-methyltetrahydropteroyltriglutamate--homocysteine S-methyltransferase — protein MKVGNLGFPRIGAKRELKWALEGYWQGKIDENELRSRTASLRLKHWRLQQEHGVTCPPSNDFSLYDHVLDAAWMVGAIPERFNPEPSLSNYFAMARGLKEQPPLEMTKWFDTNYHYLVPEFEAGMRYSLTDPKVLNEFKEALAQGIHTRPVLLGPVTLVWLGRHIKVEPEDVLAGILPVYVQVLDSLGELGAQWVQMDEPLLGLELSPRQVESFRQSYAYLAQHRKPHWPRCLLANYFSPLRENLGLALELGCQGLHLDLVRGAEDFEPALAEVPSGMVLSLGLVDGRNVWRTDLAKAQALLEKAQARLGTDLLEVAPSCSLLYVPYDLRLETQLDPRLKSWLAFSVQKLDELTLLAQGIPPEVRAESQRSLEERRNSPVVQNPEVRRRLAQIRPEDYQRRSPFDKRWPRQQEHLRLPTFPTTTIGSFPQTAELRLARAALREKRLSEEAYQSLLREQIAQAIDFQEEIELDVLVHGEPERSDMVEYFAEQLEGFAITQHGWVQSYGSRAVKPPIIYGDVHRSAPMTVHWIGYAQSLTSKPVKGMLTGPLTLMKWSFVRDDQPLQDTCTQIALALRDEVKDLEAAGIRVIQVDEPALREAAPLRPKDWPEYFDWAVKCFRLATSGVADATQIHSHMCYSDFNSIISYIAAMDADVISIEAARSQMELLEAFGEGRYPNHIGPGVYDIHSPRIPSVEEIIQLLKKIERYIPLEKIWVNPDCGLKTRSWAEVRVALKNMVLAAQAMRARGEQ, from the coding sequence ATGAAAGTCGGTAACCTGGGATTTCCCCGAATTGGAGCCAAGCGGGAGCTCAAATGGGCACTCGAGGGCTATTGGCAAGGCAAAATCGATGAAAACGAGCTACGTTCAAGAACCGCCTCGCTACGTCTAAAACACTGGAGACTGCAGCAAGAACACGGTGTAACCTGTCCTCCTAGCAACGATTTCTCTTTGTACGACCATGTGCTGGACGCAGCCTGGATGGTGGGGGCAATCCCAGAGCGCTTCAATCCAGAACCCTCACTATCCAACTATTTTGCCATGGCACGCGGCCTCAAAGAGCAGCCCCCCTTGGAAATGACCAAGTGGTTCGACACCAACTACCACTACCTGGTTCCCGAGTTTGAGGCTGGAATGCGCTACAGTCTCACCGACCCTAAGGTGTTGAACGAGTTCAAAGAGGCCTTAGCACAAGGTATACACACCCGTCCAGTGCTTTTGGGGCCCGTTACCTTGGTTTGGTTGGGTCGCCACATAAAAGTGGAGCCGGAAGATGTGCTTGCAGGTATTCTTCCTGTCTACGTTCAGGTGCTGGACTCTCTGGGAGAATTAGGCGCCCAATGGGTACAGATGGATGAACCACTGCTAGGCCTCGAGCTCTCCCCCCGCCAAGTGGAAAGCTTCCGTCAAAGCTATGCCTACCTTGCCCAGCACCGGAAGCCCCACTGGCCCCGCTGCCTTCTAGCCAACTACTTTTCTCCTCTACGCGAGAATCTCGGTTTGGCCTTAGAACTGGGCTGCCAAGGCCTACACCTTGATCTGGTACGTGGCGCAGAGGATTTCGAACCCGCACTGGCCGAAGTGCCATCGGGAATGGTTCTTTCTCTGGGATTGGTGGATGGGCGCAATGTGTGGAGAACCGATCTGGCTAAGGCCCAGGCTTTGCTTGAAAAAGCCCAGGCCAGGCTTGGTACAGATCTTCTCGAAGTCGCGCCCTCCTGCTCCTTGCTATACGTGCCCTACGATCTAAGGCTCGAAACCCAACTAGACCCCAGGCTCAAATCCTGGTTGGCCTTTTCCGTTCAAAAGCTGGATGAACTCACCCTCCTAGCCCAAGGCATACCTCCTGAAGTAAGAGCGGAAAGCCAGCGAAGCCTGGAGGAACGCAGGAACTCTCCTGTGGTTCAAAATCCCGAGGTGCGCCGGCGGCTAGCCCAGATACGGCCCGAGGATTACCAGCGGCGAAGCCCCTTTGACAAACGCTGGCCTCGTCAGCAAGAGCATCTGCGCCTACCCACCTTCCCCACCACGACCATAGGCTCTTTTCCTCAGACAGCTGAGCTACGTCTTGCACGAGCCGCATTAAGGGAAAAGCGGCTTTCAGAGGAAGCCTATCAAAGTTTGTTAAGAGAACAGATCGCCCAAGCAATTGACTTTCAGGAAGAAATCGAACTGGATGTATTGGTGCATGGTGAGCCCGAACGCAGCGATATGGTGGAGTATTTTGCCGAGCAGTTAGAGGGCTTTGCCATCACCCAGCATGGTTGGGTGCAAAGCTATGGCTCTCGAGCGGTCAAACCCCCCATCATCTATGGAGACGTGCACCGCAGTGCTCCCATGACAGTCCATTGGATTGGTTATGCACAGTCCCTCACATCTAAACCTGTTAAGGGAATGTTGACGGGGCCATTAACCTTAATGAAGTGGTCTTTTGTACGAGATGATCAGCCTCTTCAAGACACCTGTACCCAGATTGCCCTGGCCTTACGAGACGAAGTAAAAGACCTCGAGGCTGCAGGAATCCGGGTAATTCAGGTAGACGAACCCGCTTTGAGGGAAGCGGCCCCTTTGCGCCCAAAAGACTGGCCTGAATATTTCGACTGGGCAGTCAAGTGCTTTCGTCTTGCCACATCCGGGGTAGCCGATGCCACCCAAATCCACAGCCACATGTGCTATTCAGACTTTAACTCCATTATTTCATACATTGCTGCCATGGACGCTGATGTGATTTCCATTGAGGCTGCTCGTTCACAAATGGAGTTATTGGAAGCGTTTGGAGAGGGGCGCTACCCTAACCACATCGGTCCAGGGGTCTACGACATCCACTCCCCTCGAATACCCTCGGTCGAGGAGATAATCCAGTTATTGAAAAAAATTGAGCGTTATATTCCCCTTGAGAAGATATGGGTCAATCCCGATTGTGGCCTCAAAACCCGAAGCTGGGCAGAGGTGCGCGTCGCTCTAAAAAACATGGTTCTAGCAGCACAAGCAATGCGTGCAAGAGGTGAGCAATGA
- a CDS encoding pyridoxal phosphate-dependent aminotransferase has product MIDDVLTPIHGGTDAGPAPRYDFSTNANSLGPDPYALAAIQAADPSRYPDPLYTQLHQALAAFHGVAPEQVAVGGGTSEIIHRLTRWRYLRGPMLIFPPTFSEYARAAQPAELPLLRAADAESFLSLLPRATLAFLCVPNNPTGEIYTFIEEAAHIAEQYRIALVLDLAYYHLLPNPPALPPNAWRMYSPNKAHGLTGVRAGYLVAPQSLLHFRNLAPSWVVGVHGEAFLQATLQPSSQGWLASTREELWRLRKQLANGLRALGLEVQESPANFLLVKVGRATLVARRLRSEGIRVRDCTSFGLPEWLRLSAQPVEAQEALLEALPRCLEAAPT; this is encoded by the coding sequence ATGATCGACGACGTACTCACGCCCATTCATGGGGGCACCGATGCAGGCCCCGCCCCCCGCTACGACTTCTCCACCAACGCCAACAGCCTGGGCCCCGATCCCTACGCCCTGGCAGCCATCCAGGCCGCTGATCCCAGCCGGTACCCCGATCCCCTGTACACCCAACTGCACCAGGCCCTGGCCGCGTTTCATGGGGTGGCCCCTGAGCAGGTTGCGGTGGGAGGAGGCACCAGCGAAATCATCCACCGCCTGACACGCTGGCGCTATCTGCGCGGGCCCATGCTTATCTTTCCCCCTACCTTCAGCGAGTATGCCCGGGCGGCCCAGCCGGCCGAGCTACCCCTGCTGCGTGCTGCTGATGCCGAAAGCTTTTTGAGTCTGCTGCCCAGGGCCACCCTGGCCTTTTTATGCGTGCCCAACAATCCCACCGGCGAGATCTACACCTTTATCGAGGAAGCCGCCCACATCGCTGAGCAGTACCGTATTGCCCTGGTGCTCGACCTGGCCTACTACCACCTGCTGCCCAACCCCCCCGCCCTGCCGCCCAACGCCTGGCGGATGTACAGCCCCAACAAGGCCCACGGCCTTACTGGGGTGCGGGCTGGGTATCTGGTTGCGCCGCAAAGCCTGTTGCACTTCCGCAACCTGGCGCCCTCCTGGGTCGTGGGGGTGCATGGCGAGGCCTTCTTACAGGCCACCCTGCAGCCCAGCTCCCAGGGCTGGCTGGCCAGCACCCGCGAAGAACTATGGCGTCTGCGTAAGCAGCTCGCCAACGGGTTGCGTGCGCTGGGCCTCGAGGTGCAGGAAAGCCCAGCCAATTTTCTGCTGGTTAAAGTAGGCCGGGCCACCCTGGTAGCCCGGCGGTTGCGGTCGGAAGGCATCCGGGTGCGCGACTGCACCTCGTTTGGTCTGCCGGAATGGCTCCGGCTCTCGGCCCAGCCTGTCGAGGCTCAAGAAGCCCTGCTCGAGGCCCTGCCCCGCTGCCTGGAGGCAGCCCCCACCTAA
- a CDS encoding carbon-nitrogen hydrolase family protein, which yields MKVALVHLATLETPEATLQKALELLSQAHQQGAKVAVLPELFPSGYRFADAAFTPSVLARLEQFCAQTGLSVVAGVLEQAGPRHANRARVVGPAGVLATYTKTHLIPAFGEPETMIPGQELVTLELEGFKVGLAICFDLRFPELFRVYALQGVNLFLIPSAWPKSRGYAWELFCKSRAAENQAYLVAVNHAENPFGAASLAVDPLGQELLRVEAEGLGLVELDPAFPARLRQEFPVFPQRRPELYQGLLKSPTSK from the coding sequence ATGAAGGTTGCCCTGGTTCACCTAGCCACCCTCGAGACCCCCGAGGCCACGCTGCAAAAGGCCCTCGAGCTCCTTTCGCAAGCCCACCAGCAAGGCGCAAAGGTGGCCGTACTGCCCGAGCTCTTCCCCAGCGGCTACCGCTTCGCCGACGCCGCCTTTACCCCCAGCGTGCTGGCCCGGCTCGAGCAGTTCTGCGCCCAGACCGGTCTGAGCGTGGTGGCCGGGGTGCTGGAGCAGGCCGGCCCGCGCCACGCCAACCGGGCCAGGGTGGTGGGGCCGGCTGGGGTGCTGGCAACCTACACCAAAACCCACCTGATCCCCGCTTTCGGCGAGCCCGAGACCATGATTCCGGGACAGGAGCTGGTTACGCTCGAGCTGGAGGGTTTCAAGGTGGGCCTCGCCATCTGCTTCGACCTGCGCTTCCCCGAGCTCTTCCGCGTCTATGCGCTGCAAGGCGTCAACCTGTTCCTGATTCCTTCGGCCTGGCCCAAGAGCCGCGGCTACGCCTGGGAGCTTTTCTGCAAATCCCGCGCCGCCGAAAACCAGGCCTACCTGGTGGCCGTTAACCACGCCGAAAACCCCTTCGGGGCGGCCAGCCTGGCCGTGGACCCCCTGGGCCAGGAGCTGCTGCGGGTCGAAGCTGAGGGCCTTGGGCTGGTCGAGCTAGACCCGGCCTTCCCGGCCCGGCTGCGCCAGGAGTTCCCGGTCTTTCCCCAGCGCCGACCCGAGCTGTATCAGGGCCTTCTGAAAAGCCCCACCAGCAAATAA
- the nrdI gene encoding class Ib ribonucleoside-diphosphate reductase assembly flavoprotein NrdI: MLVVYTSKTGNVARFVARLGLPALRLGDGTEKIAEPCLLITYTTGFGQVPPEVLRFVENNRHLIVGVAASGNRNWGANFARAADLLAERYGIRVIHKFELSGTARDIEIIKEAIHALSGTEQCAVA, translated from the coding sequence TTGCTAGTCGTCTACACCTCCAAGACCGGCAACGTCGCCCGCTTTGTCGCCCGGCTGGGCCTGCCGGCCCTGCGCCTTGGCGACGGCACGGAAAAAATCGCCGAACCCTGCCTGCTCATCACCTACACCACCGGCTTCGGCCAGGTTCCCCCGGAGGTGCTGAGGTTCGTTGAAAACAACCGCCACCTGATCGTGGGGGTGGCGGCCAGCGGCAACCGCAACTGGGGGGCTAACTTTGCCCGGGCCGCCGACCTGCTGGCCGAACGCTACGGGATTCGCGTGATCCACAAGTTTGAACTATCCGGTACTGCAAGGGATATAGAGATCATCAAGGAGGCCATCCATGCGCTATCTGGAACTGAACAGTGCGCTGTTGCATAA